Genomic segment of Candidatus Firestonebacteria bacterium RIFOXYD2_FULL_39_29:
CGGGTCACAAAAGAATAAAATCCTTGATTTTTCAGTGCAAAAGTTATGGCTTAATTTGCTTGTTGCGGAATCGCTGTCTGTGAATCGAATCAGTGGAATCATCTTCGAAAATATGCTAAAATACCTTAACACCTGATATATAATTGAATTTATGGAGGAAATATGGCATTAGAAGGACAGAAATTAGCGGAAGAGATAGCGGAGCTGGCGGCAGAGAAGAAGGCTTCGAATATTATGATTTTAGACCTTCGAAAACTGGATTATTGCGCGGACTTTTTTGTTATTGCGAGCGCGGATTCTTATGTTCAGGTGGGGGCGATAGCTGGTAATATTGAGGAAGATTTGAGAGCGCGAGGGGTATATCCTTACCATACCGAGTCTGATAGAAATAGCAACTGGATGCTGCTTGATTATTCGGATGTAGTTGTGCATATCTTTGAAGAGGGAACACGTAAGTTTTACTCACTGGAAAGGTTGTGGGGCGATGCGAAAGTTATAGAATTTGGAAAATCAGAAAAACCTGCAGAAGTTGTGAAAATGAAAGTTGTCAAAACAAAAAAGGCTGTGGCAAAGAAAGCAAAACCTGTGAAAGGGAAGAAAAAAAATGCTGGAGCAAGTAAAGCAAAACCTAAGGGAAGAGTTAAAAAAAGCTCTAAAAAATAGCGGAGTTAATGAATCTGATATTCCCGAAATAGGGTTTGAATCCCCGAAGCATATTAAATTTGGTGACCTTTCCACTAATGTTGCCCTTGGTATCTCTAAGAAACTAAAGAAGAACCCCCGAGAAACTGCGCAAGAATTACTCGGTAAATTGAATTTTGATAAATCTGTGATAAGCAAGGCTGAACTCGCAGGGCCGGGCTTTATTAATTTCTTCCTTTCCGATGCTTATTTGGGTGACCTCATTAAAAAAGCGGCAAAAGGTGAGAATTTTTACTCTTCCGATGCCGGAAAAAGTAAAAAAGTAAATCTTGAATTTGTTTCCGCGAACCCTGTCGGGCCTTTGAATGTCGTAAATGCCCGGGCGGCGGCAGTGGGGAATGTTATTGCCAATCTTTTAAATAACTCCGGCTTTAAAACCACTAAAGAGTTTTATGTTAATAATGTCGGGAATCAAACGAACACCTTTGGCAAATCTATCAGCCTGCGTTATCAGGAAGCTCTCGGGAAAAAGATAGAGTTTCCGGAGGATGGCTACGGCGGGGAATATGTTAAAGATGTTGCGAAAGCTATTATAGATAAAGAAGGCGATAAATACCTGGAAAAGTCAGAGGAAGAACGGATAGCCGTTTTTAAACCCATCGGATTATCGCTTATGATAGAATGGCAAAAGAAGAGTTTGAAAGATTACGGAGTGGAGTTTGATGTCTGGTTTTTTGAGAACGTGCTCCATGAAAAAAAAGAACTCGATAAAGCGTTCAATATACTTAAAGAAAAGGGCATGATAAAGGAAGAGGAAGGCGCAAAGTGGTTCACCTCTTCGACTGTTTTGGATAAAGAAGGGAAACCTCTGGATGACAAGGATAGAGTGCTTATTAAAAGTGACGGTGTGCCTACTTACCTGCTTCCTGATATCGCGTATCATTTTAGTAAGATAAGCAGGGGTTTTGAGTTTATAGTGGATATTCTGGGTCCGGATCAT
This window contains:
- a CDS encoding ribosome silencing factor, with the translated sequence MALEGQKLAEEIAELAAEKKASNIMILDLRKLDYCADFFVIASADSYVQVGAIAGNIEEDLRARGVYPYHTESDRNSNWMLLDYSDVVVHIFEEGTRKFYSLERLWGDAKVIEFGKSEKPAEVVKMKVVKTKKAVAKKAKPVKGKKKNAGASKAKPKGRVKKSSKK
- a CDS encoding arginine--tRNA ligase: MLEQVKQNLREELKKALKNSGVNESDIPEIGFESPKHIKFGDLSTNVALGISKKLKKNPRETAQELLGKLNFDKSVISKAELAGPGFINFFLSDAYLGDLIKKAAKGENFYSSDAGKSKKVNLEFVSANPVGPLNVVNARAAAVGNVIANLLNNSGFKTTKEFYVNNVGNQTNTFGKSISLRYQEALGKKIEFPEDGYGGEYVKDVAKAIIDKEGDKYLEKSEEERIAVFKPIGLSLMIEWQKKSLKDYGVEFDVWFFENVLHEKKELDKAFNILKEKGMIKEEEGAKWFTSSTVLDKEGKPLDDKDRVLIKSDGVPTYLLPDIAYHFSKISRGFEFIVDILGPDHHGYIGRISAAVKVGGLPLENFRVLIAQQVNLIKDGKPFKMSKRQGNFISMDELVEEVGADAAKYFFLRRSLDSHLDFDIDLAKKQTDENPVFYVQYAHARICNVIEYAKTSGFPEPDFASVNYNLLTAPEEAELLRKVASFGDTLNHSALNYAPHLVPKYLEELAGLYHSFYAKCRVVSDDKELTTARLVLCFGARNILRHGLGILGVSAPSHM